A section of the Labrus bergylta chromosome 21, fLabBer1.1, whole genome shotgun sequence genome encodes:
- the LOC109990582 gene encoding uncharacterized protein has product MSHRRCSIVGCREKSNLFSLPKDESTRKRWEDFLMSVCTKPRFLFSGPTCAQSSLFVCARHFTEDSFDNKVQYSAGYSAKLRLKSGAFPSLNNALTEEPDEEDLSSEELPLTCVKTEDNPSQILSWPQRTACVATQTSYLMVSVGTQRNYIPSTKTAGTQSSVMMLSIGTQCSMKSSAKPAATQSFCKRSTNMRRKGTQDRVHCKSDRKCSTEQDGEIQQPSSSVEAPAPLLDVGSAKRLRVENLKEEEEEYEIISDTPQPGDSLTEPVETRKSNSTRRFDEQECIVFESCLRDLFQTCPVCEQHCEMLQETLGTSVSFSQQCHTCLFSRKWQSETVARSEVTDNS; this is encoded by the exons ATGTCTCACAGGAGGTGCTCGATTGTCGGTTGCAGAGAGAAGTCAAATTTGTTTTCCTTACCTAAAGATGAGAGCACCAGAAAACGCTGGGAAGATTTCCTCATGTCTGTTTGCACCAAACCACGCTTTCTCTTCAGCGGTCCAACATGTGCACAGTCCAGCTTGTTTGTCTGTGCACGGCACTTCACGGAAGACTCTTTCGACAACAAAGTCCAGTATTCAGCAGGATATTCGGCTAAACTGAGGCTGAAGAGTGGGGCTTTTCCATCGCTGAACAATGCACTCACAGAAGAGCCAGACGAGGAAGAT CTTTCATCGGAGGAGCTGCCCTTGACCTGCGTTAAAACAGAGGACAACCCCAGTCAAATACTATCTTGGCCTCAACGTACAGCCTGTGTTGCCACGCAGACCTCCTACCTGATGGTTTCTGTTGGCACACAACGTAACTACATTCCTTCCACAAAAACCGCTGGGACGCAGTCCTCCGTTATGATGTTGTCTATTGGAACACAGTGCAGCATGAAAAGCTCCGCGAAACCTGCTGCCACACAGTCGTTTTGTAAAAGATCGACAAACATGAGAAGAAAAG GCACCCAGGACAGAGTTCACTGCAAAAGTGATCGCAAGTGCAGCACCGAACAGGACGGAGAGATTCAACAGCCATCATCATCCGTAGAGGCTCCGGCACCTTTACTGGATGTCGGATCAGCTAAGAGACTACGTGTTGAAAatctgaaggaggaggaggaagaatacGAAATTATTTCTGATACGCCGCAGCCTGGGGACTCCTTGACAGAGCCAGTTGAAACTAG AAAGTCAAATTCCACAAGAAGGTTTGATGAGCAAGAGTGCATCGTGTTCGAGAGCTGCCTCAGAGACCTCTTCCAGACCTGTCCTGTGTGCGAGCAGCACTGTGAGATGCTGCAGGAGACACTGGGGACTTCTGTGTCCTTCAGTCAGCAGTGCCATACCTGTCTGTTTAGCAGAAAGTGGCAGAGCGAGACAGTCGCAAGGAGTGAGGTAACAGATAACAGCTGA